In Paraburkholderia caribensis, a single window of DNA contains:
- a CDS encoding DEAD/DEAH box helicase, with the protein MSDTATTPTNATFDQFGLHADILKAIAEQGYTTPTPIQAEAIPVVLGGRDVMGAAQTGTGKTAGFSLPIIQRLLPLASTSASPARHPVRALILTPTRELADQVAANVQAYAKHTSLRSAVVFGGVDMNPQSAELRRGVEILIATPGRLLDHVQQKTANLGQVQILVLDEADRMLDMGFLPDLQRILNLLPAERQTLLFSATFSPEIKKLAATYLRNPQTIEVARSNSTATNVTQIVYEVAEGDKTGAVVKLIRDRGLKQVIVFCNSKIGASRLARQLERDGVIATAIHGDRTQSERMQALDAFKRGEIEALVATDVAARGLDIAELPAVINFDLPFNAEDYVHRIGRTGRAGASGDALSLFSPNERKQLADIEKLIKRPLDVQRLTVDTPVRHHHDERGARRERDDRGSRRRTTGAHERPAHGTHHRQQPVDDFFLKPYEPSPSAVSAAAKRDEAPAAPQKPASKQPLAALLGGFGMPRKTTPSN; encoded by the coding sequence ATGTCCGACACAGCAACCACGCCTACCAACGCGACCTTCGACCAGTTCGGCCTGCATGCCGACATTCTCAAAGCCATCGCGGAACAGGGCTACACGACGCCGACGCCGATCCAGGCCGAGGCGATCCCAGTCGTACTGGGCGGCCGGGACGTGATGGGCGCCGCGCAGACCGGGACGGGCAAGACGGCCGGTTTCTCGCTGCCGATCATCCAGCGTCTGTTGCCGCTCGCCAGCACGAGCGCCTCGCCGGCCCGCCACCCGGTCCGCGCGCTGATCCTCACGCCGACGCGCGAACTCGCCGACCAGGTCGCCGCCAACGTGCAGGCGTACGCCAAACACACGTCGCTGCGCAGCGCTGTCGTGTTCGGCGGCGTCGACATGAATCCGCAATCGGCGGAACTGCGGCGCGGCGTCGAAATCCTGATCGCGACGCCGGGACGCCTGCTCGATCACGTGCAGCAGAAGACAGCCAATCTCGGCCAGGTGCAGATTCTCGTGCTCGACGAAGCCGACCGGATGCTCGACATGGGCTTTCTGCCCGACTTGCAGCGCATCCTGAACCTGCTTCCCGCCGAACGTCAGACGCTGCTGTTCTCGGCGACGTTCTCGCCGGAAATCAAGAAGCTGGCGGCCACGTATCTGCGCAATCCGCAGACGATCGAAGTGGCGCGCAGCAACTCGACGGCCACCAACGTCACGCAGATCGTCTACGAAGTGGCCGAGGGCGACAAGACGGGCGCCGTCGTGAAACTGATCCGCGATCGCGGCCTCAAGCAGGTGATCGTGTTCTGCAACAGCAAGATCGGCGCGAGCCGTCTCGCGCGTCAGCTGGAGCGCGACGGCGTGATTGCCACCGCGATTCACGGCGACCGCACGCAGAGCGAACGGATGCAGGCGCTCGACGCGTTCAAGCGCGGCGAGATCGAGGCGCTGGTTGCAACGGACGTGGCGGCGCGCGGTCTCGATATTGCCGAGTTGCCCGCCGTGATCAACTTCGATCTGCCGTTCAACGCGGAAGACTACGTGCACCGGATCGGCCGGACGGGCCGTGCGGGCGCATCGGGCGATGCGCTGTCGCTGTTCAGCCCGAACGAGCGCAAGCAGCTTGCCGACATCGAGAAGCTGATCAAGCGGCCGCTCGACGTGCAGCGCCTGACCGTCGATACGCCTGTGCGTCATCATCACGACGAGCGCGGCGCGCGACGCGAACGCGACGATCGCGGCAGCCGCCGCCGTACGACGGGCGCGCACGAGCGTCCGGCGCACGGGACGCACCATCGTCAGCAACCTGTCGACGATTTCTTCCTGAAGCCGTATGAGCCGTCGCCTTCTGCGGTCTCGGCTGCCGCGAAGCGCGACGAAGCACCCGCTGCGCCGCAGAAGCCTGCGTCGAAGCAGCCGCTCGCCGCGCTGCTGGGCGGCTTCGGCATGCCGCGCAAGACGACGCCCTCGAACTGA
- the purT gene encoding formate-dependent phosphoribosylglycinamide formyltransferase, translated as MMIGQRIGTPLSTSATRVMLLGAGELGKEVIIALQRLGVEVIAVDRYANAPGHQVAHRSHVIDMTDAKALRALVEKERPHLIVPEIEAIATDALAAIETEGVAEVIPTARATQLTMNREGIRRLAAEELGLPTSPYAFADSIDELKAGIAKVGYPCVVKPVMSSSGKGQSVLRSDSDVEPAWQYAMAGGRVNHGRVIVEGFINFEYEITQLTVRAIDSATQQTATSFCEPIGHVQVAGDYVESWQPQPMSPRALERSRDIADKVTTSLGGRGLFGVELFVRGDDVWFSEVSPRPHDTGLVTLASQRFSEFELHARAILGLPVDTTLRAPGASAVIYGGLDETGIAFEGVAQALAVPGADLRLFGKPESFVKRRMGVALATGSDIGEALQRAKQAAAAVKPVSAK; from the coding sequence ATGATGATCGGCCAACGCATCGGCACACCTCTTTCGACCTCGGCTACGCGCGTCATGCTGCTCGGCGCGGGCGAACTGGGCAAGGAAGTGATCATCGCGTTGCAACGGCTCGGCGTCGAAGTGATCGCGGTCGACCGCTACGCGAACGCGCCGGGGCATCAGGTCGCGCACCGTTCGCACGTGATCGACATGACTGACGCGAAGGCGTTGCGCGCGCTCGTCGAAAAAGAGCGCCCGCATCTGATCGTGCCGGAAATCGAGGCCATCGCCACCGACGCACTGGCCGCCATCGAAACGGAAGGCGTCGCCGAAGTGATCCCGACCGCGCGCGCGACGCAACTGACCATGAACCGCGAAGGCATCCGCCGCCTCGCCGCCGAGGAACTCGGCCTGCCCACGTCGCCGTACGCGTTTGCCGATTCGATCGACGAACTGAAGGCGGGCATCGCGAAGGTCGGTTATCCGTGCGTCGTGAAGCCGGTCATGTCGTCGTCAGGCAAAGGGCAGTCCGTTCTGCGCAGCGACTCCGATGTCGAACCGGCATGGCAATACGCGATGGCGGGCGGGCGCGTGAATCACGGGCGCGTGATCGTCGAAGGGTTCATCAACTTCGAATACGAGATCACGCAGCTGACCGTGCGCGCGATCGATTCCGCCACGCAGCAGACGGCCACCAGTTTCTGCGAGCCGATCGGCCACGTGCAGGTTGCGGGCGACTACGTCGAATCGTGGCAACCGCAGCCGATGAGCCCGCGCGCGCTCGAACGCTCGCGCGACATCGCCGACAAGGTGACGACGTCGCTCGGCGGCCGGGGCCTGTTCGGCGTGGAACTTTTCGTGCGCGGCGATGACGTATGGTTCTCGGAGGTCAGCCCGCGTCCGCACGACACCGGGCTCGTGACGCTCGCGTCGCAGCGTTTCTCCGAGTTCGAGTTGCACGCGCGCGCCATTCTCGGCTTGCCGGTTGATACGACCTTGCGCGCGCCGGGCGCGTCGGCCGTGATCTACGGCGGGTTGGACGAAACGGGCATCGCCTTCGAAGGCGTCGCGCAGGCGCTCGCCGTGCCGGGCGCGGACCTGCGCCTGTTCGGCAAGCCCGAGAGCTTCGTCAAGCGCCGCATGGGCGTGGCGCTCGCAACGGGCAGCGATATCGGCGAAGCGCTGCAGCGCGCCAAGCAGGCGGCTGCCGCTGTCAAGCCGGTGTCGGCGAAGTGA
- a CDS encoding sulfurtransferase: MNILNLSSYQFVTLDKTVEWRPLVTARCNELGLRGTILLAPEGINLFIAGNIPQVREFINYVRHDPLFEGKFAELQFKESLSEKQPFRRMLVKLKREIITMKKPAIQPELGRAPAVDARTLKAWLDRGHDDAGRPVVMLDTRNAFEVDVGTFDNALDYRITKFSEFPEVIEQNRADLEGKTVVSFCTGGIRCEKAAIHMKEVGIDNVYQLEGGILKYFEEVGGAHYNGECFVFDYRTALDPNLQPTATTQCFGCRAVVTPEDQKSPFYVPGKTCASCHPEAQRQVGAAHAA; this comes from the coding sequence ATGAATATCCTGAATCTTTCGTCCTACCAGTTCGTGACGCTCGACAAAACCGTCGAATGGCGGCCGCTCGTCACCGCGCGCTGCAACGAACTCGGCCTGCGCGGCACCATCCTGCTCGCGCCGGAGGGCATCAACCTGTTTATCGCCGGTAACATTCCGCAAGTACGCGAATTCATCAACTACGTTCGCCACGACCCGCTGTTCGAAGGCAAGTTCGCCGAACTGCAATTCAAGGAAAGCCTGTCCGAGAAACAGCCGTTTCGCCGTATGCTCGTCAAGCTCAAGCGCGAAATCATCACGATGAAAAAACCGGCTATCCAGCCGGAACTGGGCCGCGCGCCGGCCGTCGACGCCCGCACGCTGAAGGCATGGCTCGACCGCGGCCACGACGACGCGGGGCGCCCTGTCGTGATGCTCGACACGCGTAACGCATTTGAAGTCGATGTCGGCACGTTCGATAACGCGCTCGACTATCGGATCACGAAATTCAGCGAGTTCCCCGAAGTGATCGAGCAGAACCGCGCGGACCTCGAAGGCAAGACGGTCGTGTCGTTCTGCACGGGCGGCATCCGCTGCGAGAAGGCAGCCATCCACATGAAGGAAGTCGGCATTGACAATGTCTATCAGCTCGAAGGCGGCATCCTGAAGTATTTCGAGGAAGTGGGCGGCGCGCACTACAACGGCGAATGTTTCGTGTTCGACTATCGCACCGCGCTCGACCCGAACCTTCAGCCGACAGCGACCACCCAATGCTTCGGCTGCCGCGCCGTCGTCACGCCGGAAGACCAGAAGTCGCCGTTCTACGTGCCGGGCAAGACCTGCGCATCCTGCCATCCGGAAGCGCAGCGGCAGGTCGGTGCGGCGCACGCGGCGTAA
- a CDS encoding aldehyde dehydrogenase family protein, translated as MLQKSYPYYLANVAVAANTDLEVTDKFSGEVATRVALADAQAIDRAIGLAADSMPAMRAIPPFKRQAVLEHCVKRFRERFDEMAMALCIEAGKPINDSRGEVTRLIDTFKVAAEESVRIDGEIVNLEISPRAKGYHAYVKRVPIGPCSFISPFNFPLNLAAHKVAPALAAGVPFVLKPASRTPIGALIIGEVLAETDLPKGAFSVLPAHRDGADLFTTDERFKLLSFTGSPAVGWDLKAKAGKKKVILELGGNAAAIVDGDQRDKLDYVVDRLAFGAFYQSGQSCIGVQRILAHASLYDALREKLIAKTKSLKMGDPKDEKTFVGPMISESESRRLAGWMESAVKAGAQIVAGGKVDGAMFEATLLENVGRDTDLYRKEAFGPVAILEKFDDFKTALATVNDSDFGLQAGIFTDSLAHAHQAWDELEVGGVVINDVPSFRVDNMPYGGVKDSGLGREGIRYAIEDMTELRLMVMRETW; from the coding sequence ATGTTGCAGAAGAGCTACCCGTACTACCTCGCCAACGTCGCGGTCGCCGCGAACACCGATCTCGAAGTCACCGACAAGTTCAGCGGCGAAGTGGCGACGCGCGTGGCGCTCGCCGACGCGCAGGCCATCGACCGGGCGATCGGCCTCGCCGCCGACTCGATGCCCGCGATGCGCGCGATCCCGCCGTTCAAGCGTCAGGCCGTGCTCGAACATTGCGTGAAACGCTTTCGCGAGCGCTTCGACGAGATGGCGATGGCGCTATGCATCGAAGCGGGCAAGCCGATCAACGATTCGCGCGGCGAGGTCACGCGGCTGATCGATACGTTCAAGGTCGCGGCGGAAGAGTCGGTGCGCATCGACGGCGAAATCGTCAATCTGGAAATCTCGCCGCGCGCCAAGGGCTATCACGCTTATGTGAAGCGGGTACCGATCGGGCCGTGCTCGTTCATCTCGCCATTCAATTTCCCGTTGAATCTGGCCGCGCACAAGGTCGCGCCCGCGCTGGCGGCGGGCGTGCCGTTCGTGCTGAAGCCCGCGAGCCGCACGCCCATCGGCGCGCTGATCATCGGCGAAGTGCTGGCGGAAACCGACCTGCCGAAAGGCGCGTTTTCGGTCTTGCCCGCCCATCGCGACGGCGCCGATCTCTTCACCACCGATGAACGCTTCAAGCTGCTCTCGTTTACCGGCTCGCCCGCCGTCGGCTGGGACCTCAAGGCGAAGGCCGGCAAGAAGAAGGTGATTCTGGAGCTGGGCGGCAACGCCGCCGCGATCGTCGATGGCGACCAGCGTGACAAGCTCGATTACGTGGTGGACCGGCTCGCGTTTGGCGCGTTCTACCAGTCGGGCCAAAGCTGTATCGGCGTGCAGCGGATTCTCGCGCATGCGTCGCTGTACGACGCGCTGCGCGAAAAGCTGATCGCGAAGACGAAGTCGCTGAAGATGGGCGATCCGAAGGACGAAAAGACTTTCGTCGGGCCGATGATTTCGGAGTCGGAGTCGCGGCGCCTCGCGGGCTGGATGGAAAGCGCGGTGAAGGCGGGCGCGCAGATAGTCGCGGGCGGCAAGGTGGACGGCGCAATGTTCGAGGCGACGTTGCTGGAAAACGTCGGGCGCGACACCGATCTGTATCGCAAGGAAGCGTTCGGGCCGGTGGCGATCCTCGAAAAGTTCGACGACTTCAAAACGGCGCTCGCGACCGTCAACGACAGCGACTTCGGCCTGCAGGCGGGCATTTTCACGGATTCGCTCGCGCACGCGCATCAGGCCTGGGATGAACTCGAAGTGGGCGGCGTGGTCATCAACGATGTGCCGTCGTTCCGCGTCGACAATATGCCGTATGGCGGCGTGAAGGACTCGGGGCTTGGGCGCGAAGGCATCCGCTACGCGATCGAGGACATGACGGAGCTGCGGCTGATGGTCATGCGCGAAACGTGGTGA
- a CDS encoding MliC family protein: MSRRWVASVGVLAFVAASGVARAAGLSPLPDIRTSHRVIQKYTCATGRILQVTYLNATNGQSFAVLPVKGRQMLFVNVLSGSGAKYQAGSYTWWTKGPQATLYDAMQGEDAPPLLSDCVTIVR; this comes from the coding sequence ATGAGCAGACGGTGGGTTGCATCGGTGGGCGTGCTGGCGTTCGTCGCGGCGTCGGGCGTGGCCCGCGCCGCCGGGTTGTCGCCGTTGCCCGATATCCGCACTTCGCACCGCGTGATCCAGAAGTACACCTGCGCGACGGGGCGCATCCTGCAAGTCACCTATCTGAACGCAACCAACGGTCAGAGCTTCGCGGTGCTGCCGGTGAAAGGCCGGCAGATGCTGTTCGTCAACGTGCTGTCCGGCTCCGGCGCGAAGTATCAGGCGGGTAGCTACACGTGGTGGACCAAGGGCCCGCAGGCCACCCTCTATGACGCGATGCAGGGCGAGGACGCGCCGCCGTTGCTGTCCGACTGCGTGACGATCGTCCGCTGA
- a CDS encoding acetolactate synthase large subunit, translating into MKASDLFVKSLEAEGVEYVFGIPGEENLDLLESLRRSRIKLVLTRHEQAAGFMAATYGRLTGRTGVCLATLGPGATNFVTAAAYAQLGAMPMLMVTGQKPIKSSKQGHFQIVDVVRMMEPLTKYTRQIVSVANIPASVREAFRQAEEERPGATHLELPEDVAHEEGDGKPIPKSYSRRPVAEEKAVAHAVKAIVEAKHPLLMIGAGGNRKTTRKMLREFVDQIGIPFFTTQMGKGVIDESHPLWLGNATLSDGDFVHRAIDHADCIINVGHDVIEKPPFFMRGADAGERTVIHVNFLGAEVDTVYFPQIEVVGDIANAVWQLKEALQGKGEHWDFARFKEIKEHFEAHLAKGQHDDRFPMYPVRVVHDVYETMPVDGIICLDNGMYKIWFARYYRAHEPNSLLLDNALASMGAGLPSAIATKIVHPERKVMAVCGDGGFMMNSQELETAVRMKLDLVVLIVRDDAFGMIRWKQENMNFPDYGMTLSNPDFVDYAKSYGAQGHRVASAAELAPLVRECFATPGVHVIDVPIDYSDNERVLNREIKRLSAQL; encoded by the coding sequence ATGAAAGCATCGGATCTGTTCGTCAAATCGCTGGAGGCTGAAGGCGTCGAGTACGTGTTCGGCATTCCCGGCGAAGAAAATCTCGATCTCCTCGAATCGCTGCGCCGCTCCAGAATCAAGCTCGTGCTGACCCGCCATGAACAGGCAGCGGGCTTCATGGCCGCGACCTACGGCCGTCTGACGGGACGCACGGGCGTGTGTCTCGCGACCCTCGGGCCCGGCGCGACCAACTTCGTGACGGCCGCCGCGTATGCGCAGCTCGGCGCCATGCCGATGCTGATGGTCACCGGCCAGAAGCCGATCAAATCGAGCAAGCAGGGTCATTTCCAGATCGTCGACGTGGTGCGGATGATGGAGCCCCTCACCAAGTACACGCGGCAGATCGTGTCGGTTGCCAACATTCCCGCGTCGGTTCGCGAGGCGTTCCGTCAGGCCGAGGAAGAGCGGCCCGGCGCGACCCATCTCGAACTGCCCGAAGACGTCGCGCATGAAGAGGGTGACGGCAAGCCGATTCCAAAGAGCTACAGCCGGCGTCCCGTTGCCGAGGAAAAGGCGGTTGCGCACGCGGTGAAGGCGATCGTCGAGGCGAAGCATCCGCTGCTGATGATCGGCGCGGGCGGCAACCGCAAGACCACGCGCAAGATGCTGCGCGAATTCGTCGACCAGATCGGCATCCCGTTCTTCACGACGCAAATGGGCAAGGGCGTGATCGACGAATCGCATCCGCTGTGGCTCGGCAACGCGACGCTGTCGGACGGCGACTTCGTGCACCGCGCGATCGATCACGCCGACTGCATCATCAACGTCGGTCACGACGTGATCGAAAAGCCGCCGTTCTTCATGCGCGGCGCCGACGCGGGCGAGAGGACCGTGATCCACGTCAACTTTCTCGGCGCGGAAGTGGACACCGTGTACTTCCCGCAGATCGAAGTGGTCGGCGATATCGCCAACGCTGTCTGGCAGTTGAAAGAAGCGCTGCAAGGCAAGGGCGAGCATTGGGATTTCGCGCGTTTCAAGGAGATCAAGGAGCATTTCGAAGCGCATCTTGCGAAGGGCCAGCACGACGACCGCTTTCCGATGTACCCGGTGCGCGTCGTCCATGACGTGTACGAGACGATGCCCGTCGACGGCATCATCTGTCTCGACAATGGCATGTACAAGATCTGGTTCGCGCGCTATTACCGTGCGCACGAGCCGAACTCGCTGCTGCTCGACAACGCGCTCGCGTCGATGGGCGCGGGGCTGCCGTCGGCGATCGCGACCAAGATCGTTCATCCCGAGCGCAAGGTGATGGCCGTGTGCGGCGACGGCGGCTTCATGATGAACTCGCAGGAACTGGAGACGGCCGTGCGGATGAAGCTCGATCTTGTCGTGCTGATCGTGCGCGACGACGCGTTCGGCATGATCCGCTGGAAGCAGGAGAACATGAACTTTCCGGACTACGGAATGACGCTGAGCAACCCCGACTTCGTCGATTACGCGAAGAGCTATGGCGCGCAGGGGCATCGCGTCGCGTCGGCGGCGGAACTCGCGCCGCTCGTGCGTGAATGCTTCGCGACGCCGGGTGTGCATGTGATCGACGTGCCGATCGATTACTCCGATAACGAGCGCGTGCTCAACCGCGAGATCAAGCGGCTTTCGGCGCAGCTTTGA
- the gluQRS gene encoding tRNA glutamyl-Q(34) synthetase GluQRS, whose product MTTVTEAPYRGRFAPSPTGPLHFGSLVSALASWLDARAHRGAWLVRVEDIDGPRTVPGAAEDILDTLARFGMVADEPPVWQSRRMPLYQHAFERLQATGLVYPCGCTRKEIADSLVRAHARHTTLAYPGTCRNGLNGKPARAWRLRVPDGDAAIVTFDDGWQGRQTQNLATEVGDFVLRRADDQWAYQLAVVVDDADQRITHIVRGADLLDSTARQIYLQHCLGLPTPSYLHVPVVTNADGEKLSKQTGALPLSATDPLVALTDAALHLGLKLTQTAKSLDSFYAEAIAAWSERVKR is encoded by the coding sequence ATGACGACCGTTACCGAAGCACCCTATCGCGGCCGTTTCGCGCCGTCGCCGACAGGCCCGCTGCACTTCGGCTCGCTGGTCAGCGCGCTGGCAAGCTGGCTCGACGCCCGCGCGCATCGCGGCGCGTGGCTCGTGCGCGTCGAGGACATCGACGGCCCGCGCACCGTTCCCGGCGCGGCGGAAGATATCCTCGATACCCTCGCCCGCTTCGGCATGGTGGCCGACGAGCCGCCCGTCTGGCAAAGCCGGCGCATGCCGCTCTACCAGCACGCGTTCGAGCGCCTGCAAGCCACGGGCCTCGTCTATCCGTGCGGCTGCACACGCAAGGAAATCGCCGATTCGCTCGTACGCGCGCACGCGCGGCATACGACCCTCGCCTATCCAGGCACCTGCCGCAACGGCCTGAACGGCAAGCCCGCGCGTGCATGGCGCCTGCGGGTGCCGGACGGCGACGCCGCCATCGTGACCTTCGACGACGGCTGGCAAGGCCGGCAAACCCAGAATCTCGCCACCGAAGTCGGCGATTTCGTCCTGCGCCGCGCGGACGATCAATGGGCCTATCAACTGGCCGTGGTGGTCGACGACGCGGATCAACGCATCACGCACATCGTCCGCGGCGCGGACCTGCTCGACTCCACCGCGCGGCAGATCTACCTGCAACATTGTCTGGGCCTGCCGACGCCCTCTTATCTGCATGTCCCCGTCGTGACGAATGCCGACGGCGAAAAACTCAGCAAGCAGACGGGCGCATTGCCGCTGAGCGCGACCGACCCGCTCGTTGCGTTGACCGACGCAGCGCTGCATCTCGGCCTGAAGCTGACACAAACAGCGAAGTCGCTGGATTCGTTCTACGCGGAAGCGATCGCCGCCTGGTCGGAGCGCGTCAAACGCTGA
- a CDS encoding DUF6726 family protein, protein MASLAASIGLMAALSGCGLAAAPCRIASAGLKIVPVVGHVAAAPTDACADVIDP, encoded by the coding sequence ATCGCGTCGCTGGCAGCGTCGATTGGGTTGATGGCCGCGTTGAGCGGCTGCGGGCTGGCCGCTGCGCCGTGCCGCATCGCCTCGGCGGGACTCAAGATCGTTCCCGTGGTCGGCCACGTGGCCGCCGCGCCGACCGACGCATGCGCCGACGTGATCGATCCATGA